A single Filimonas effusa DNA region contains:
- a CDS encoding biliverdin-producing heme oxygenase, whose translation MLSQSIKEATRDAHLRLEKKVVQKLKAIRSNQDYADFLKHFYAYFSHIERVIAPYITAEVLPDHAQRRNSSYIKNDIEALGGNVTELPATTTPSIDNTIKALGALYVLEGSIMGGSIIVKMLEKEGITEGVSFFSGYGEATGQMWGIFTEVLNNHAKTEAAEAEAIAIANDTFEHFSYVFADVAVA comes from the coding sequence ATGCTAAGTCAATCTATTAAAGAGGCCACCAGAGACGCACATTTGCGATTAGAGAAGAAAGTGGTGCAGAAGTTAAAAGCCATTCGGAGTAACCAGGATTATGCTGATTTCCTGAAACATTTTTATGCTTATTTCAGTCATATAGAACGTGTAATAGCACCCTATATTACCGCGGAGGTATTACCTGATCATGCACAGCGCAGGAATTCGTCGTATATCAAAAATGATATAGAAGCATTGGGGGGTAATGTAACAGAATTACCTGCTACCACTACTCCTTCCATTGACAATACGATAAAGGCATTGGGTGCGCTTTATGTGTTGGAAGGATCGATCATGGGAGGGAGTATTATTGTGAAGATGCTGGAGAAGGAAGGTATTACGGAAGGCGTATCGTTCTTTTCCGGTTATGGTGAAGCTACCGGCCAGATGTGGGGTATATTCACGGAAGTACTGAACAATCATGCGAAAACAGAAGCAGCGGAGGCGGAGGCGATCGCTATTGCGAACGACACGTTCGAGCATTTTTCTTATGTGTTTGCCGATGTAGCTGTTGCGTAA
- a CDS encoding nuclear transport factor 2 family protein: protein MRTILCISFLLLAITTIKAQEETDSVKVIVNNLFKAMLLSDSVAFHGCFAPEAIMQTVEKDKLNKTTVRSEFVAEVAGILKKFPAGTAEEKMTFDLIRIDGDLALVWAPYQFYFGGKLLHCGVNCIQLVRLAEGWRIQYIIDTRRLEGC from the coding sequence ATGCGCACTATCCTCTGTATAAGCTTCCTCCTGCTTGCCATTACCACAATAAAAGCCCAGGAAGAAACTGATTCTGTAAAGGTGATCGTCAATAACCTGTTCAAAGCAATGTTGCTAAGCGACAGCGTGGCATTTCATGGCTGTTTTGCCCCGGAAGCCATTATGCAAACGGTTGAAAAGGACAAGCTCAACAAAACGACGGTACGATCGGAGTTTGTAGCCGAAGTTGCGGGGATACTGAAAAAATTCCCGGCGGGTACTGCTGAAGAAAAGATGACGTTTGACCTGATACGTATAGATGGCGACCTGGCGCTGGTATGGGCTCCTTACCAGTTTTATTTCGGCGGGAAGTTATTACACTGCGGCGTGAATTGTATTCAGCTGGTACGGCTGGCTGAAGGGTGGCGGATACAATACATTATAGATACGCGGCGTTTGGAAGGATGCTGA
- the xrtN gene encoding exosortase N, producing MNNRLQQWAFPFFIAAYLLLAATSLHDYICLFSAQALLGITAFILSLRSQPVKKTRSVFAIITLAIAALSICLPVKTAIYACIVMAAFFAIESFRGRISALSLLALALTSPIFDYAVNIFSFPIRLWLTGVAGKLLALTGAHVVVEGNVISYNGTDFSVDPACMGLHMLVISLLATVLLMALFTKKQKRQLSCTYLLMLLVIVTLLNIIGNLFRILSLVFFSLLPGSPMHDLMGLACWTGYVLVPACCLSNWLVKHKGTVLLPANEPESISEVPQSASGTTAHDVAGALIHVAEPEAARRCSKQAFPGASKTSFKKLIWQNAALMAIVTLVVITCTSRSGEALARTPLAAREGFNIKQLPGAVTQLQNKEVLIYLKAITGFYASEHHPMICWKGSGYEFRKVKTYNAPHHQVYTAQLERKDEKLYTAWWYTNGSQSTISQWQWRWDLVRGSSNYVLVNITANSEAALQKYLDFSL from the coding sequence ATGAACAACAGGTTACAACAATGGGCCTTCCCCTTTTTCATTGCTGCTTACCTGCTGCTGGCAGCAACCTCCCTACACGATTATATCTGTTTGTTCTCAGCACAGGCATTACTGGGCATCACGGCATTCATCTTATCGCTCCGGTCGCAGCCGGTAAAGAAAACGCGTTCCGTCTTCGCCATCATAACACTGGCCATCGCAGCATTGTCTATCTGCCTGCCGGTAAAAACGGCTATCTACGCCTGCATCGTGATGGCAGCCTTCTTTGCAATCGAAAGCTTCAGAGGACGCATATCCGCATTATCGCTGCTGGCATTGGCCTTAACAAGCCCCATCTTCGATTACGCAGTGAATATCTTCAGTTTCCCTATCCGCTTGTGGCTTACCGGCGTCGCCGGTAAGCTGCTTGCCTTAACAGGTGCTCACGTGGTCGTAGAAGGTAACGTTATCTCTTACAACGGCACAGATTTCTCCGTCGATCCAGCTTGCATGGGACTTCACATGCTGGTTATCTCTTTGCTGGCGACAGTATTGCTGATGGCCCTTTTTACAAAAAAACAGAAGCGGCAACTATCATGCACATACCTGTTGATGTTACTGGTAATAGTAACCCTTCTTAATATCATCGGTAACCTCTTCCGCATACTAAGCCTGGTATTCTTTTCCCTGCTGCCCGGCTCTCCAATGCACGACCTCATGGGCCTGGCATGCTGGACGGGATATGTATTGGTGCCAGCCTGCTGTTTAAGCAACTGGTTAGTGAAACATAAAGGCACTGTCCTGCTTCCTGCAAATGAACCGGAAAGCATCAGCGAAGTGCCTCAAAGCGCATCCGGAACAACAGCTCATGATGTAGCAGGGGCATTGATTCATGTCGCTGAACCGGAAGCAGCCCGGCGCTGTTCAAAACAAGCCTTCCCGGGCGCGTCAAAAACAAGCTTTAAAAAACTGATCTGGCAGAACGCCGCCCTCATGGCCATAGTAACACTCGTTGTAATAACGTGTACAAGCAGGTCGGGCGAAGCGCTTGCCCGCACACCTTTGGCAGCGCGCGAAGGATTCAACATAAAACAACTCCCCGGCGCCGTTACGCAATTGCAAAATAAAGAAGTGCTTATCTACCTGAAAGCCATAACAGGCTTTTATGCCTCCGAACATCACCCCATGATCTGCTGGAAAGGAAGTGGATATGAATTCAGAAAAGTAAAAACTTACAACGCACCGCATCACCAGGTGTATACCGCACAACTCGAAAGAAAAGACGAAAAATTATATACCGCCTGGTGGTATACCAATGGTTCTCAGTCAACTATAAGCCAATGGCAATGGCGCTGGGATCTTGTTCGCGGTAGCAGCAACTATGTGCTGGTAAACATTACCGCAAACTCTGAAGCAGCATTGCAAAAATATCTGGACTTCTCTTTGTAA
- a CDS encoding LysR family transcriptional regulator, producing the protein MFDFRLRVFHAVARRLNFTKAAEELFITQPAVTKHIQEIEHHFNVALFERNGTRIKLTAAGDLLLQYTEQLFEVYRNLSFEMNTFSQRHNGLLRIGASTTVAQYVLPPLLAAFHRKFKDIRVTLSINNTAQTEQALLDKQIDLGIIEGHSKNKLFKYTEFVKDELVLVSGVNHALARRGVIKPEELLQIPLLLREPGSGTLEVLAHALKPAGIRISQLRKEMQLGSTESIKSYLIHSESMAFLSIHAIQKELQYKDFSVLAIKGLRIVRSFNFIQPHGQAEGLAELFMKFCRSYNYKL; encoded by the coding sequence ATGTTTGATTTTCGTTTACGAGTATTTCACGCTGTTGCGCGGCGCCTCAATTTCACGAAGGCTGCTGAAGAGCTGTTCATTACACAACCGGCTGTCACCAAACATATACAGGAAATAGAGCATCATTTCAATGTAGCGCTTTTTGAGCGCAACGGTACGCGCATTAAACTTACTGCTGCGGGAGACTTGTTATTGCAATATACCGAGCAGTTATTCGAGGTATACCGCAACCTGAGCTTTGAGATGAATACCTTTTCGCAGCGCCATAACGGTTTATTACGGATAGGCGCCAGCACCACAGTAGCGCAATATGTATTGCCGCCGCTGCTTGCGGCCTTTCACAGGAAGTTCAAGGATATAAGAGTTACCCTTTCCATCAATAATACTGCACAGACGGAGCAAGCCTTGTTAGACAAACAAATAGATCTGGGGATCATTGAAGGCCATTCGAAGAACAAGTTATTCAAGTATACCGAGTTTGTAAAAGACGAGCTGGTACTGGTGTCGGGCGTCAACCATGCGCTGGCGCGCAGGGGCGTTATAAAACCCGAAGAGCTGTTGCAGATCCCGCTCTTATTGCGGGAACCCGGTTCCGGGACGCTGGAGGTGCTGGCGCATGCGCTAAAGCCGGCAGGGATACGTATTTCGCAACTGCGGAAGGAAATGCAGCTGGGCAGTACAGAAAGCATCAAATCGTACCTGATACATTCGGAGAGTATGGCGTTTTTGTCGATACATGCCATACAAAAGGAATTACAATACAAAGATTTTAGTGTGCTTGCGATCAAGGGGCTGCGGATAGTACGGTCTTTCAACTTTATTCAGCCGCATGGGCAGGCGGAAGGACTGGCGGAATTGTTTATGAAGTTCTGCCGCTCTTATAACTACAAGTTATGA
- a CDS encoding YeiH family protein, with amino-acid sequence MKFSNRFATVRHLALADRSMTTKELLFLLAAASCFTPLVSAPAALLLGIGTAQFIGHPYLHLNHSITRLLLQVSVVGLGFGMNIYTAAAAGREGFGITAISIIATLTGGVVLGKLLGVEKKTAYLITSGTAICGGSAIAAVSPVIKAEEKQMTVALGTVFILNSAALFIFPVVGRWIGLNETQFGLWSAIAIHDTSSVVGAAAKYGPEALAVATTVKLARALWIVPVGVISALVFRQKKGSVKLPWFILFFIAAMLLNTYVPVIQAYGHYLVKLSHSGLTLTLFLIGSGLSAGTLRQVGFKPFIQGIVLWALISAGTLYYLCHH; translated from the coding sequence ATGAAGTTCAGCAACAGGTTTGCGACAGTGCGGCACCTGGCATTAGCAGATCGCAGCATGACCACAAAAGAGCTATTATTTCTGCTGGCGGCGGCCAGTTGTTTCACACCATTGGTTAGTGCGCCTGCAGCGTTGCTACTGGGTATAGGTACGGCACAGTTCATTGGTCATCCTTATCTGCATTTAAATCATAGCATCACCCGTTTGTTGTTACAGGTATCTGTTGTGGGGCTGGGGTTTGGGATGAACATTTATACTGCTGCGGCTGCGGGGCGGGAAGGATTTGGGATTACGGCCATCAGTATTATTGCAACGCTGACGGGAGGCGTTGTACTGGGCAAGCTGCTGGGGGTGGAGAAAAAGACAGCCTATCTTATTACATCGGGAACTGCCATTTGCGGCGGCAGTGCTATTGCTGCTGTATCGCCTGTCATAAAAGCTGAAGAGAAACAGATGACAGTAGCGCTGGGCACGGTATTCATTTTAAATTCAGCAGCGTTATTTATATTTCCTGTAGTGGGCAGGTGGATAGGATTAAATGAAACACAGTTTGGTTTATGGAGCGCCATCGCCATACATGATACGAGTTCCGTTGTGGGTGCAGCGGCTAAATACGGGCCGGAAGCGCTGGCGGTAGCTACTACCGTGAAGCTGGCGCGTGCGTTGTGGATCGTTCCTGTGGGCGTTATTTCGGCGCTGGTATTCCGGCAAAAAAAGGGCAGCGTAAAGCTGCCCTGGTTTATACTATTTTTTATTGCGGCAATGCTACTGAACACCTATGTTCCGGTAATACAAGCGTATGGTCATTATCTTGTAAAGCTGTCTCATTCCGGGTTGACCCTTACGTTATTCCTGATAGGAAGCGGGTTATCGGCCGGCACCTTACGCCAGGTAGGTTTCAAGCCCTTTATACAGGGTATAGTGCTTTGGGCGCTGATTTCAGCTGGCACCTTGTATTACCTGTGTCATCATTAA